The following coding sequences lie in one Girardinichthys multiradiatus isolate DD_20200921_A chromosome 13, DD_fGirMul_XY1, whole genome shotgun sequence genomic window:
- the LOC124878905 gene encoding tumor necrosis factor receptor superfamily member 6B-like: MDLLPLLTELFILLSVRASPANSVAAPLTYADTDPITGRPVQCDSCPPGTYLSAGCSSIRKSDCAVCPDGSFTELWNYIGRCLRCGVCGRNQVVKKKCTADSDCQCECKQGYFYHQDYDMCMRHSECPSGCGVLTKGTLEKDTVCSICPNGTFSDIYSTDHKCSQHKSCSDAGLQLVLKGSTWHDNVCANCIELKDGATYLKEIIPAFFIHHKIKLKRLRRIVLKLPSQDVREQEGTFELSFSQLHSRISSLVSSATPMQIRQLPVVLIKMRASHAGEKLRNKLNRIDKNLSKQCNLGSVSKVDLNSALA, from the exons ATG GACCTTCTACCGCTCTTAACAGAACTGTTCATCCTCCTCTCTGTGCGAGCCTCGCCGGCGAACAGCGTCGCCGCCCCGCTCACCTACGCAGACACGGACCCGATCACCGGCAGGCCGGTGCAGTGTGACAGCTGTCCCCCGGGGACCTATCTGAGCGCTGGCTGCTCCTCCATTAGGAAGAGCGACTGTGCTGTGTGTCCAGACGGCTCCTTCACGGAGCTCTGGAACTACATCGGGAGGTGTTTGCGCTGCGGAGTCTGCGGACGGAACCAGGTGGTGAAGAAGAAATGCACCGCCGACAGCGACTGCCAGTGCGAGTGTAAACAAGGTTACTTCTACCATCAGGACTACGACATGTGCATGAGACACAGCGAGTGCCCGTCTGGCTGCGGAGTGCTTACCAAAG GTACACTCGAGAAAGACACCGTGTGCAGTATCTGCCCGAATGGCACCTTCTCTGACATTTACTCCACTGATCATAAATGCTCACAGCACAAGAGCTGCAGCGATGCAGGGCTGCAGTTGGTGCTTAAGGGCTCAACCTGGCATGACAACGTGTGTGCAAACTGCATAGAGCTCAAAG ATGGAGCCACATATCTCAAAGAAATCATCCCGGCCTTTTTCattcatcataaaataaaactcaaacgGCTGCGTCGAATAGTGCTCAAGCTTCCATCTCAAGATGTCAGAGAGCAGGAAGGAACTTTTGAGCTCAGCTTCTCACAACTTCACTCACGCATCAGCAGCTTGGTTTCATCTGCCACTCCGATGCAGATTCGGCAGCTTCCAGTGGTTCTGATTAAAATGAGGGCCTCCCATGCAGGGGAAAAACTGCGAAACAAGCTGAACAGAATTGACAAAAATCTATCAAAGCAGTGTAATTTAGGGAGTGTTAGCAAGGTAGACTTAAATTCAGCTTTGGCTTAA
- the LOC124879232 gene encoding uncharacterized protein LOC124879232, whose amino-acid sequence MFLIYHAVPQFRDYLWLQQINKNVCEKLGITRSLCASYHPQTNGLVERINGTIQRSLSKPVRTKPDTWDDYLDSLMFGLRTKKQMTTKFSPYYLMFGREARYPIEIPENYQIDSRVEEVIKKERDSQSFKLLDDIKYKINVSKAQGKSEKLSSASSRKVCLNIGHRVIKKKWRNQKHKGGKLEPNILGPFIITFIQGKSAKFLGVDGTVFKSIRVEHLKHFKQQNPQIPQKVPISHAESTTTTSVPTSSAPTTSAPTISASTPVFTTTSAPTSSTPAASVSSASVPTVLEKVWSGTLNDTHVMLSKIGPYRLFCWDFARIGPGQELESEVINAYLQLMVKKYNQKHQDQAALIDSFEMTWIWNEKMSSLQIDPEKYGVMVGIVNESHHWMLVVRKQKLQLNTFLKFSVNFRTTYACMCNYRKLQVFS is encoded by the exons ATGTTTTTAATATATCATGCAGTACCTCAATTTAGGGATTATCTATGGTTGCAACAGATAAACAAGAATGTCTGTGAGAAACTGGGTATCACCAGAAGTCTGTGTGCCTCCTACCATCCCCAGACAAACGGTCTGGTTGAACGAATAAATGGCACCATCCAAAG GTCTCTGAGCAAACCTGTCAGAACAAAACCTGATACATGGGATGACTATCTGGATTCATTAATGTTTGGACTTAGAACCAAAAAACAGATGACCACCAAGTTTTCTCCATACTATTTGATGTTTGGAAGGGAAGCTCGCTATCCCATCGAGATCCCAGAAAACTACCAG ATCGACAGCAGGGTGGAGGAAGTAATCAAGAAGGAGAGAGATAGCCAGAGTTTTAAGTTGCTTGATGAtatcaaatataaaataaatgtgtccaAAGCTCAAGGCAAGAGTGAGAAGCTATCAAGTGCTTCCAGTAGGAAAGTCTGCTTAAATATTGGACACAGAGTCATTAAGAAAAAATGGAGGAATCAGAAGCACAAGGGTGGAAAGCTTGAGCCAAACATTCTTGGACCCTTCATCATTACATTTATCCAGGGGAAAAGTGCTAAATTTCTTGGAGTAGATGGAACAGTGTTCAAAAGTATCCGTGTTGAGCACCTGAAGCACTTTAAACAACAAAATCCACAAATTCCCCAAAAAGTTCCAATTTCTCATGCAGAATCTACCACCACCACCTCAGTTCCTACTTCCTCAGCTCCTACCACCTCTGCTCCAACCATCTCAGCATCCACTCCTGTTTTTACCACCACATCAGCTCCCACATCCTCCACTCCAGCTGCTTCAGTCTCATCTGCCAGTGTACCAACAG TTTTGGAAAAGGTATGGAGTGGAACATTAAATGACACACATGTTATGCTGTCCAAGATCGGACCGTACAGGTTGTTCTGTTGGGATTTCGCAAGAATTGGTCCTGGCCAAGAGCTGGAGAGTGAG GTGATTAATGCCTACCTACAGCTAATGGTGAAAAAATATAATCAGAAGCACCAGGACCAAGCTGCCCTCATTGACAGCTTTGAGATGACATGGATTTGGAATGAGAAAATGTCCAGTTTACAG ATTGATCCAGAAAAATATGGAGTAATGGTGGGGATTGTTAATGAAAGTCACCACTGGATGCTGGTTGTAAGAAAGCAAAAGCTTCAattgaatacttttttaaaatttagtgTTAACTTTAGGACAACATATGCCTGCATGTGTAATTATAGAAAATTACAAGTATTTTCATAG